In the genome of Candidatus Deferrimicrobiaceae bacterium, the window ATTGCGATGCCGGAGAAACTCATGAGTCGCGCGGCCGCCCGCCTCGGACATGTCCCCATCTACCAGAGGATGTTCGCCGAGGAGGTTTCCTTCCGGAACGCGCAGATCGAAGACGAGGTGGGGTTCGAGAACCTGTACGCTCTCTCCGTGACCGAAGGGAAACTCAACCGGTACTGGCGGGAATTCTTCGAGAACGCCATCCCGGACCGCATGAGCCGGGCCCGGGCCGTCAGGTTCCTGAAACGGGTCATCTGCGACCATTTCCCCATCGACACGTTCGAGGGGGCGTTCTCGCTGATGGGGTCCACGCCGGAGGAGGGGAACGAGATCCTTTCGGCCCTCGAATTCAAGGGGCTGCTCAAGTCCGACTTCGAGCATATCCAGTTCCTCCGGGATCCCGTCCTCGCTGATTTTCTCGGTTGGGCTTTCGAGCGCGGCGTCCAGGGGAAGAACACCTCGCAGGTCGCGGCGGCCATCGTGCAGGCGAAGATCTCCCGCTCTCCCCTGGAGGAAGGGCGGGAGGAGCGCGAGAGAAGCGCTGCGCTGGCGAAGGAGATGATGCGTCGCTGGGACTGCCGGGAGGTCCCCACGCTCCTGTTCGAATTCGGACGGTTCCGCGAGAAATTCGGCGGGAAGGGGCTGCTCGAGGTTATGATCGGATTGGAGAAGGACCCGGGGACGATGCGGCTCCCCAAGGTCAGTTCGGTATCCACGGGGTACAGGACCCGCCGGGACGGAAGCCGGTTCGACTTCGACCTCGTCGCCTACGGATTCCACGAGGGGGACTTCTCCGAGGAGAATCTGGTGATCTGGGCCGTGGACGTCCACTCGGAGAAAACGCTCACGCATACCGCGGTGGAACATTTCGAGAACCGGTGCCGGCTGTTGAGCCTGGAGAAAAGCCTGAAACCGGGCCAGCTCCGCAAATGGATCATCTTCGACGGAGCCGCGGATTCCACGGTCATGGAAATGGTGTCCCGATACGGCATACACCTGACCCACCAGACCCAGATGCGTCTTTTTCTCAACCTGTTCGGGATGGAGGAACTGGAGACGGTACGAGAGGAAAAACGACCCTCGGAACCCCGGGGGGAGGAGAAGCCGCTGGAGTTCGAGCTCGTGCTCCCGATCAAAGCGGATACGGAGGTCGTGGCCGCCCGGGTGGCGGAGGAGGTGGCGGCCTACGCATCGCTGGACAAGGACACGGTGGATCGCATCAAGATGGCGATCATCGAGGCGTGCATCAACGCGTTCGAGCACAGCGGGTCCACAACGGGGAAAGTACGCCTGCGGTACGTCCTTTCCCCCGAGCGGATCGAGTTGTTCGTCCAGGACGACGGCAAGGGGTTCCGTCCGTCCAAGGGAGACGACGAATCGAAGCGGGGCCGGGGGTGGGGGCTCAAACTGATCAGCGAACTGGTCGACGACGTGGACATCATCACGGGAGAGAACGGCACGACGGTCCGGATGGTGAAAAACCTCCGGTCCGGGGACGGCGAGGGAACGATCACTTCCAAAGACGAGGGATGACAACGTGAGCTACCTGACGGTGAAAACGCGAGAAGCGGGCGGTGGGGTGTCCGTCGTGTACGTCAACGGATACCTGAACAACCTCCTGGGGGAGCAGGTGGAGCACGCGGTCTGGGACCTCCTGGAAGCCGGACAACATGGCATTGTCCTCGAGTTCGGGGAGACCAGGCTCATCAACAGCATCGGGATCTCCTTCCTCATCGGCATCGTGGAGCGGATGAGGGAGCGCAACGGCACCCTGGCGTTCTGCTCCCTTGCCCGGATCCACCGGGAACTGTTCCAGGTGACCGGCGTTTCCCGCTACATCCGGATATTCGATTCGGAGGCAGAGGCGCTTGCCTTCTTCGCACAGAACGTCTGAGCCCGTCGCCCGCCGCCCGAAGGATTCCCTCCAGAGAGGGAGGAGCACCATCTACAAGCTCCGGGCGCTCCGGGATTTCACCTTCGGCCTCTCCCGGGCGCGCAACCTCGACGAGTCCCTCCGTCTCGCCCTGATGGTCATCCTGGGGACCTTTTCCCTCCTGAAGGGAGTGCTCTTTCTGGAGGAAAACGGCGAATTCCACGCCCGGGTGTCCCGGGGGGTGCCGCCGGGCATCCCCCCGGTGCGGAAGTCGAAGGCCCTCCTCCGGATCCTTCGCCGCAGCCGCAAACCGATGGCGGTGAGGAAAAAGGGGACCGCCGCGGTGGTGAAGCAGGTTGTCGGCGAGATCGAGAGCGCGGTGCCCGCCCTGTCGGTCGAGTTTCTGTGCCCCCTCGGGACGAAGAAGGGGATCCTGGGCATCCTCCTCCTCGGCCCCACCCTCACCGGGAAGAAACTGACGCCGAGGCAGCGGGAGACCCTGGGCGTCATGACCTCGTTCCTTTCCGCCAATCTCTCCAATCACCGGGTGGTTCTCGAGATCTCCTCCCTGAACGATGTCCTGGGGGCCCAGGTGAAGGAGAACAAACGCCTTCTTGCGACGATGCAGGAGATCTATCTCGATACGATCCGCGCGTTCGCGGCAGCGATCGATGCGAAGGACCCGTACACCCGCGGGCACTCGGAGCGGGTCGCGAGACTGTCGGTGACGATCGCGCGGGGACTGGAACTTCCGGAGCAGGAAGTGCAGGCGATCCATTTCGCCTCCATCCTCCACGACGTGGGAAAGATCGTCACCGACAGGACGATCCTGGACAAGTCTTCCTCGCTTACCCGGGCCGAGAAACGGGAGTTGCGGAAGCATCCGAAGAGGAGCTACGACATTCTCTCCAAGATCCGATTCCCGTACCCGGACGTGGCCCTTCTGGCAAGACACCATCACGAGTGGGTGGACGGGAGCGGATACCCGGACGCCAAGCGGGACAGCCAGATTCCCATCGGGGCCCGCATCATCGCGGTCGCCGACGCGTTCGACGCGATGATGTCCAACCGCCCGTACCGGAAGAGTCTCCCTCTGACGCACGCAATCGCCGAGGTCCGGGATTACGTCCATCAGCATTTCGACCCGGGGGTCGCGCGCGTCTTCTTCCGCATTCTCCGCAAGGAACTGAACGGCGTTGGCGGAAAAGTTCCGTTCCTCCCCAAGGAAGGGAACGGGTTCTCCCGCCGGGAAGTTCTCCGGTTCCTCGACGGGACCCTGAAAGGGTTGTCCTAAGCGCTGCGTCTCGTAATGATGGACTCGTATCGGGCCGATGCCCGGAGGCGTTTCCCCTACCAGTGCCAGGGGCTCGCGGGCGGCTATCGCTCCGCAGCCTCGGAGGGGGGCTCCGTTCGTGGCTCGCCGTGCGGTGAACCTGCACGGCTGCGCTCCCCACTCCTTCGGCTTGCTGCGCTCCTTGGCACCCGGGGGCATGCATGAATACGTTGCCCTATTGGGGAAATAAACCGCTAGGCGATATCCGCCAGGATGGCCCGCAGAGAGGAGATGGACCGGACGAAGTGGTCTTCGCGATGCGGTTCCACGGTGAGGATGGGCTTTGCGCCCGCGTCGCCGGCGGCGAGCAGGACCCCGCGGAAGTTGATCGATCCCTCTCCCACGGGAAGATGGTCGTCCCGGAGGCCGCGGTTGTCGTGGAGGTGCAATTCCCGGAGATCCGGCCCGAACGCCTCGATCCATTTCTGGACGGGGAGGCGGGAGAAGAGGGTGGCATGACCCGCGTCGAAGCAGAATCCCAACCGCTTCGACCCGACCGCCGCGCGGAGACGAAGGAGGTGATCCGGCACCTCGTCGAAGACATTTTCGATGTAGATGTCGACCCCCGCGCGTTCCGCCGCCTCCGCCACCTCGGAGAACGTCCTCTTCGCTCCCGCAAGCCACGCTTCCCCGTCGAAGTCGAAGAGCCAGTCCGAATACCCGCCATGCATCACGATCCCCAGCGGGCGGAAGAGGGGGGCGAGGGAGACGGCCTGCAGAAGGCGTCGGGCGCTGACGCGCCGGATCTCCTCGTCGCGTGCTCCCGGGGATAGGTCATTGAACGGGGCGTGAAACGTCGTGGTGGCGATGCCCACGGACCGGAGCGACTCCGACACCTTTTCCGCGGCTTCCGGCGTGAGCCGGTCGAGGGTGGCTGCGGAAAGGTAGATTTCCGGCCCGACCCCGGAACGGGAGAGAGGGATGACCGTATCCCTCTTTTCCAGCATGGGGAACGGGACCGTGGAGTGAATCGTCCAGCCCTTCAGGTTCACACCTCCGGGATTCGACATGTGGGACCGGGAGAAGATACCGCATCGGACTTTTCCCCGCAACCGGAACGGTACCCGTCCGGATGAAAATCCCTTGACATAATGACGTATACTGCATACATTATCGGGCAATCCCGGGGGCCTCCCTTATCCTTATGCAGAAGCTGAAGATCCAGATCGACAACCACCTGACTCTCCGGGAAAAAATCGTCGAAACGATCCGGAACGCGATCGTAAACGGACAGTTGGCCTCGGGCACCCGGGTCGCCGAGCCGGACCTCGCCGACAAATTCGGCATCAGCCGGACTCCGATCCGGGAGGCGTTCCGACAGCTGGAATCGGAAGGGTTCATCACGGTGATCCCCCGGAAAGGGGCGATCGTGGCGTCCCTTTCCCCCAAGGATGTCGCCGATTTCTACGATCTGAAAGCCGTCCTCGAAGGGTACGCGGCGCGTACCGCGGCAAAGAAACTCACCCCGAAGGACATCGAGAGGATGGAATCGGTGAACCGCCAGATGGAGGCCGCCGCCGCCAAGAAGGATGTCCGGAAAGTCCTCTCGCTGCACAACGAGTTCCACGACATCTTCGTGAGGTCGTGCGGGAACGAGAAACTTC includes:
- a CDS encoding STAS domain-containing protein, with protein sequence MSYLTVKTREAGGGVSVVYVNGYLNNLLGEQVEHAVWDLLEAGQHGIVLEFGETRLINSIGISFLIGIVERMRERNGTLAFCSLARIHRELFQVTGVSRYIRIFDSEAEALAFFAQNV
- a CDS encoding sugar phosphate isomerase/epimerase family protein: MNLKGWTIHSTVPFPMLEKRDTVIPLSRSGVGPEIYLSAATLDRLTPEAAEKVSESLRSVGIATTTFHAPFNDLSPGARDEEIRRVSARRLLQAVSLAPLFRPLGIVMHGGYSDWLFDFDGEAWLAGAKRTFSEVAEAAERAGVDIYIENVFDEVPDHLLRLRAAVGSKRLGFCFDAGHATLFSRLPVQKWIEAFGPDLRELHLHDNRGLRDDHLPVGEGSINFRGVLLAAGDAGAKPILTVEPHREDHFVRSISSLRAILADIA
- a CDS encoding ATP-binding protein produces the protein MRLLWSYGAESSFRPEEFFGREEELTALLRVCLEGKSGIGSSVLIYGPPNIGKSSLLLKLKTELQSVTGATAPPRPFPFYYSFSKILSHPLALSQHFLQEYLWQLLAFLGESPPAAFDLDALCESLGALGHMECRDFLSAHRRYSDKGDGLSALANAFSFPFATGGNLWYPVFLFDDFQYTIKLQNMPDGAIFSILRPHIKSGHFPMIISGSSPGHVTSSLKREGLYGSFQLIEVGGLSQENSMKAWIPLFERRNIAMPEKLMSRAAARLGHVPIYQRMFAEEVSFRNAQIEDEVGFENLYALSVTEGKLNRYWREFFENAIPDRMSRARAVRFLKRVICDHFPIDTFEGAFSLMGSTPEEGNEILSALEFKGLLKSDFEHIQFLRDPVLADFLGWAFERGVQGKNTSQVAAAIVQAKISRSPLEEGREERERSAALAKEMMRRWDCREVPTLLFEFGRFREKFGGKGLLEVMIGLEKDPGTMRLPKVSSVSTGYRTRRDGSRFDFDLVAYGFHEGDFSEENLVIWAVDVHSEKTLTHTAVEHFENRCRLLSLEKSLKPGQLRKWIIFDGAADSTVMEMVSRYGIHLTHQTQMRLFLNLFGMEELETVREEKRPSEPRGEEKPLEFELVLPIKADTEVVAARVAEEVAAYASLDKDTVDRIKMAIIEACINAFEHSGSTTGKVRLRYVLSPERIELFVQDDGKGFRPSKGDDESKRGRGWGLKLISELVDDVDIITGENGTTVRMVKNLRSGDGEGTITSKDEG
- a CDS encoding HD-GYP domain-containing protein, encoding MPSSHRTSEPVARRPKDSLQRGRSTIYKLRALRDFTFGLSRARNLDESLRLALMVILGTFSLLKGVLFLEENGEFHARVSRGVPPGIPPVRKSKALLRILRRSRKPMAVRKKGTAAVVKQVVGEIESAVPALSVEFLCPLGTKKGILGILLLGPTLTGKKLTPRQRETLGVMTSFLSANLSNHRVVLEISSLNDVLGAQVKENKRLLATMQEIYLDTIRAFAAAIDAKDPYTRGHSERVARLSVTIARGLELPEQEVQAIHFASILHDVGKIVTDRTILDKSSSLTRAEKRELRKHPKRSYDILSKIRFPYPDVALLARHHHEWVDGSGYPDAKRDSQIPIGARIIAVADAFDAMMSNRPYRKSLPLTHAIAEVRDYVHQHFDPGVARVFFRILRKELNGVGGKVPFLPKEGNGFSRREVLRFLDGTLKGLS
- a CDS encoding GntR family transcriptional regulator is translated as MQKLKIQIDNHLTLREKIVETIRNAIVNGQLASGTRVAEPDLADKFGISRTPIREAFRQLESEGFITVIPRKGAIVASLSPKDVADFYDLKAVLEGYAARTAAKKLTPKDIERMESVNRQMEAAAAKKDVRKVLSLHNEFHDIFVRSCGNEKLHSIVQHLVMQFQRFRLIMAMPGRVEGIIQQHREIIDAFREQDSALAESLVQKNALYGKKILLRELTKG